The DNA sequence CCGGAGTCGAGACGCTGTTCCTGCCCGGCGCGCCCGGGCAGGTCTACGTGTCGAGCTCGCTGGTCAAGGAGGTCGCCCGCGGCGGCGGCGACGTCACCGCGTTCCTCCCGCCGAGCGTGCACACCCGGCTGCTGGAGCGCCTGTCCGGCTGAGCCCGGACCCCTGCCAGGCTCACCCGGTCGGAACTTGACACGCGGGAGCGGCGCCGAATAACGGGTCCGCGCCCGCGACGGTGAGAGGATCGCTCGCGTGTACCGGGTCTTCGAGTCGCTGGACGCGCTGGTGACGATCGTCGAAGAGGCGCGCAGCGTCCCGATGACGTCGAACTGCGTGGTCCCGCGCGGCGACGTGCTGGAGCTGCTCGACGACGTCCGCGAGGCGATCCCGGGCGAGATGGACGACGCCCAGGACGTGCTCGACCGGCGCGACGACATCGTGTCCGAGGCCGAGCGCGAGGCGGAGGAGACCCGGACAGCGGCGAACTCCGAGGCCGAGGAGACGCTGCAGAACGCGCGCACCGAGGCCGAGCGGCTCGTCGCCGAGGCGCAGGAGGAGGCCGGGCGCACACTGGCCGAGGCCCGCCACGAGGCGGAGCGCGCGGTCGCCGAGGGCCGCCGTCAGTACGCCGAGCTCACCGACCGGGCCCGTGACGAGGCCGAACGGATGAGCCACGCCGGGCGGGCCGCGCACGACCGGCTCATCGCCGACGGGCAGAACGAGCAGACCCGGCTGGTGTCCCAGACCGAGGTCGTCCGCGCCGCGCACGCCGAGGCCGGCCGGATCGTCGACGGCGCGCACGCCGAGGCCGACCGGCTGCGCCGCGAGTGCGACGACTACGTCGACACCACCCTCGGCGAGCTGGAGACCACCCTGAACAACGCGCTGGGCGTCGTCGGGCGCGGGCGCAGCCAGATCTGGCGCGGTCAGTACGGTCCGAACTACGGCGCCGGGCTGCCCCCGGAGCAGGGGCGCACCGGCACCGGGATGGACCTGATCGACTGACGGCCGCCGGCACCGGGTCGGGTCAGTCCGCTCCGCGGTAGGCGCGCCCGGTGGGTGTCGTGGTCGTGACCCCGTCCGGACCGCGGGCGACGTGCCATCCGGGTTGTTCGCGGATGTGGTTGTCGAACTCGCACACCCCGCGTCCGTCGTCGAGTTAGTTCTCGTTCACCATTGCGAACTCGTGAGCTCCGAGAACGGTGAAGGTCCTGCGTCCCAGGCATCAGCGGGAGCACGATGCGCCGGCATCCCGGACCACGGCAGGGCCGAGGTCCCGGCCGGCCCTGCCGTGTGCCGTCGGCTGCGGCCGGGACGCCGGCGCGCCGATCAGGGACCCGCCCGCCGCACCGTCAGCCCTGCTCCGCCGCCCACTCGGCGACCCGCCGCGCGCTCTCCTCCGGCGACAGGTCCTCCACCCGGGTCATCACCGCCCACCGCACCCCGTACGGGTCGACGACCGAGCCGAACCGGTCCCCGGACACGAACGTCGAGACCGGCTCCCGCACGGTCGACCCGGCCTCGGTCAGCGTGGCGACGGTCGCGTCGGTGTCGGGCACGTACACCGCGAGCGACAGCGACACCGGGTGGTCGCCCGCCGGGGCGGAGACGAGGCCGTAGTCGGGCATCGCGTCGGAGACGGTGAACCGGCCGGCCGCCAGCTCCAGCTCGGCGTGCCCGATCATGTCGCCCATCTCGGTGACCGAGAGCACCCGGGCCCCGAAGGCGGCACAGTAGAGTTCGATCGCTGTGCGGGCGGGCGACGCCACCAGGTGCGGGGTGAGCGAGGTGACCCAGTGCGGGCGGCCGTCGGTGGTGTGGGTGCCGGTGACGCTGCTCG is a window from the Pseudonocardia sp. HH130629-09 genome containing:
- a CDS encoding VOC family protein; translated protein: MELTSSVTGTHTTDGRPHWVTSLTPHLVASPARTAIELYCAAFGARVLSVTEMGDMIGHAELELAAGRFTVSDAMPDYGLVSAPAGDHPVSLSLAVYVPDTDATVATLTEAGSTVREPVSTFVSGDRFGSVVDPYGVRWAVMTRVEDLSPEESARRVAEWAAEQG
- a CDS encoding DivIVA domain-containing protein — encoded protein: MYRVFESLDALVTIVEEARSVPMTSNCVVPRGDVLELLDDVREAIPGEMDDAQDVLDRRDDIVSEAEREAEETRTAANSEAEETLQNARTEAERLVAEAQEEAGRTLAEARHEAERAVAEGRRQYAELTDRARDEAERMSHAGRAAHDRLIADGQNEQTRLVSQTEVVRAAHAEAGRIVDGAHAEADRLRRECDDYVDTTLGELETTLNNALGVVGRGRSQIWRGQYGPNYGAGLPPEQGRTGTGMDLID